The following DNA comes from Candidatus Bathyarchaeota archaeon.
AACCCAGTTGTCTAAATCAGCAACCAAATCTTTTTTCAAAAACGAATTGCATGCACAATCGACGGGTATATTTCCACTGCCTTTTGAGGAGTGCGATAAGTGGTATTTTGGCAAAGAAGTAAAGTGGGGTGATTTTGCTTATGTTGATGATGATTCTGCAGAGCTCGTAATAGGACTTAACGACCTACGGCCAAGGAGTTACTCCGAGATCGATGATTTAATTGTAAGCAGTGGTGGAGAACTTGTCAACACAATTTCAATAGATGGCAAAGTAACTGCCATTGTAGCTGATATGCCTTATGAAGTTATGCCTATTTTTGTATCAGAAGTTCGGATGGCAAAGTTGTCGAGGTATATCGAGCCTAACGTGAGGTTCGAGGTTGATCTTGTTCCAAATGATCTTGGTTGGTTGAAGCAATGGGGGCCAGTCAAGATAGAGGCAGATAAAGCTTGGGACACGCAAACTGGCAATCCTTCGGTTCTTGTGGCAGTAATTGATACAGGTATTGACTGGAATCACCCTGATTTGGCTGCTAATTACGTTGCCTTAGGATACGATTGGGTGAACAATGACCCAGATCCCATGGACGACGTAGGACATGGTACTCATTGCGCTGGAATAATTGCTGCTGTACTCAACAACAAAATAGGTATAGCAGGATTAGCTCAAATTCAAATTATGGCTGAGAAAGGTCTGGGACCTAGAGGAGGACGATCAGACGAGCTCGCCAAAGCCATTATTCATGCAGTAGATCAAGGAGCAAAAATTCTCAGTTGTAGTTGGGGTAGTGGTGTGAAAAGCAATGTTGTGCGCGAGGCTCTGGAATACGCTTATGACCACAGTGTATTGGTGATTGGATCAGCTGGAAACAACGCTGCAAGCATGGAGCGCTATCCCGCTGCTTACGACGAAGTTGTAGCAGTTACTGCAACCGACGAATTTGACGATCCAGCTGAGTTTACCAACTTTGGGGACTGGGTTGAAGTTGCAGCGCCTGGCGTTTACATATACTCGACGATTTGGGACGATTCATATGCACATATGAGCGGTACATCGATGTCAGCCCCACATGTTTCTGGTGTTGCTGCTTTGATTTGGAGCCAGTTTCCAAGCATGTCACGAGATCAAGTGTACGCTCAACTGCGTTTCACCGTGGACGACTTGGGCTCGTCTGGGTTTGACGAGTATTATGGGTATGGGAGAGTCAACGCACGGAAGGCTGTAGAGCAAACTCCATCTGATCATGATGTCTTTGTTTTGAGATTGAAGACGCCTTCCTATATGAGACTTGACCGTCCAGCAGCTATCGATGCTGCTATACTTAACATGGGAACAAAAGACGAAGGCGACATAATAGTACAACTGTTGGTTAATGGCAGCTTAGTTGACTCAAAAACCATTGGCTTCTTGGTAAGTGGTGCATCTACTTCTGTGAACTACTCGTGGACACCAACGATTGAAGGGGCATATAATATCACAGTTCACGTGGTGCCTGTAATTGGCGAAACTATCATTAATAATAACGCCTTATCCACACAAAAAAGCGTCAAAATATCTCAACTCATCAGGGTTCCAGAGGATTATGGTACAATACAAGGTGCAATAGATGTTGCAAAGGCAGGAGACACCATTTCCGTGGCTTCTGGAACATATTATGAAAACATATGGATAAATGAGGAAGACTTAATGCTTGTTGGAGAAAATATGAATAGTACCATTATTCAGGGAGAAGTTGTTGTGGCTGCAGACAATGTTAACGTCAATGGCTTCACAATTCAGAATGCTTACTTTGGCATAGCAGTTTATGGTTCTAGAGATAGCATAATCAACAATACAAGAACCTTAAACAACGAAATTGGAATATACATTCTTTATTCCGCCAATATTACCCTTGTGAACAATTACATGGCTGGCAACAGCAACAACTTGGACGTCGATGGCTATTCACTTAGCGATTTTATTCATAACGTTGATGCTTCTAATTTCGTTAATGGAAAGCCAGTATATTATTGGATTGATGAACATGACAAGCAGGTTCCTCCTGACGCGGGTTACGTAGCCGCAGTGAACTGTACAAAAATCGTGATTAAGGATTTAAATCTGACAGATAACGGTGAAGGCGTGTTACTCGTTTGCACGAATGAGTCTGTTATAGAGAATATAAATGCATCAGACAATTATGATGGCGTGTATCTAGCATATTCTGTCAACAATACTGTGGGTCGCTGCTTAGTAACAAGCAACTATAATGGTATTTACTTGTATGAATCTATAGGTAACAATGTCAGCCATAATCTAGTGATCGATAATGAGAAAGGCATATACTCATATTATTCAAGTTACAACAGAATTAACTTCAATGAGTTGCTGAACAAAGATGTCGGTCTCCTTTTGGACAAATCGAGCAATACCACGGTTAACAACAACAGAATATTAAACAGCACAGACGGCATTTACTTAAAAAAATCTAGCTGTAACATCCTTAGAAACAATAACATGACAAATAACGAATACAACTTTAGGGTTACGGGTAGTTGTCTCCTGCATTTTTCTCAAGACATCGACAATTCCAACACAGTTGATGGCAAGCCAATTTATTACTGGTTGAATCAAAAAAATAAACAAATTCCAGTTGATGCAGGATATGTAGCAGTCGTAAACTCCACAAACATTGCTGTAAGAGACCTGAACCTAACAAACAATGCACACGGTGTACTCTTTGCATTTACTGCCGAATCCCTCATAGAAAATGTGAATACTTCAAAAAATACGTATGGAATCTACCTGTACAATTCCTTCAACAACGCTGTAGTGGGCAACACAGTAACCTCAAAGAGTAAACGTGGCATTCAACTGATTGGTTCCAACAGTAACACCATTAGCAACAACCTAATTACACGCAATTACATTGGCATTGGTCTATGGTTATCCGCTGAAAATAATACGATTAATAATAATGCAATATCTAACGGTACTTTGGGGGGTGTTGGAATTTACCTGAGCCATTCTATCAGCAATGCTATCGTCAACAACACCGTAACAAACAATGAACATGGCATTACGCTGTACCAATCAAATAGTAGTACTCTTCTGAAAAACATAATTTCAGACAACGAACAGGGTGGTGTCTTCTTATTTTATTCCAGTGGTAATGTTCTCAGAGAGAATAACATGAGTGGCAACGAGTACAATTTCGGAGTTGATGGATATTTCCTCTCGCACTTTGTTCAAGACATTGACACTTCAAATACTGTAGATGGAAAGTCTATTCACTACTTGGTGAACCAACATGATCAAACGATTCCAACCACTGCTGGATATGTAGCTG
Coding sequences within:
- a CDS encoding right-handed parallel beta-helix repeat-containing protein; its protein translation is MRKLASAVILALLLVSTLALAFNIQPAEAESKAQTVDNTVSAGFSEIQEIVTEMNPTKTCRNSITQLSKSATKSFFKNELHAQSTGIFPLPFEECDKWYFGKEVKWGDFAYVDDDSAELVIGLNDLRPRSYSEIDDLIVSSGGELVNTISIDGKVTAIVADMPYEVMPIFVSEVRMAKLSRYIEPNVRFEVDLVPNDLGWLKQWGPVKIEADKAWDTQTGNPSVLVAVIDTGIDWNHPDLAANYVALGYDWVNNDPDPMDDVGHGTHCAGIIAAVLNNKIGIAGLAQIQIMAEKGLGPRGGRSDELAKAIIHAVDQGAKILSCSWGSGVKSNVVREALEYAYDHSVLVIGSAGNNAASMERYPAAYDEVVAVTATDEFDDPAEFTNFGDWVEVAAPGVYIYSTIWDDSYAHMSGTSMSAPHVSGVAALIWSQFPSMSRDQVYAQLRFTVDDLGSSGFDEYYGYGRVNARKAVEQTPSDHDVFVLRLKTPSYMRLDRPAAIDAAILNMGTKDEGDIIVQLLVNGSLVDSKTIGFLVSGASTSVNYSWTPTIEGAYNITVHVVPVIGETIINNNALSTQKSVKISQLIRVPEDYGTIQGAIDVAKAGDTISVASGTYYENIWINEEDLMLVGENMNSTIIQGEVVVAADNVNVNGFTIQNAYFGIAVYGSRDSIINNTRTLNNEIGIYILYSANITLVNNYMAGNSNNLDVDGYSLSDFIHNVDASNFVNGKPVYYWIDEHDKQVPPDAGYVAAVNCTKIVIKDLNLTDNGEGVLLVCTNESVIENINASDNYDGVYLAYSVNNTVGRCLVTSNYNGIYLYESIGNNVSHNLVIDNEKGIYSYYSSYNRINFNELLNKDVGLLLDKSSNTTVNNNRILNSTDGIYLKKSSCNILRNNNMTNNEYNFRVTGSCLLHFSQDIDNSNTVDGKPIYYWLNQKNKQIPVDAGYVAVVNSTNIAVRDLNLTNNAHGVLFAFTAESLIENVNTSKNTYGIYLYNSFNNAVVGNTVTSKSKRGIQLIGSNSNTISNNLITRNYIGIGLWLSAENNTINNNAISNGTLGGVGIYLSHSISNAIVNNTVTNNEHGITLYQSNSSTLLKNIISDNEQGGVFLFYSSGNVLRENNMSGNEYNFGVDGYFLSHFVQDIDTSNTVDGKSIHYLVNQHDQTIPTTAGYVAAINSTSITIRNLDTENNLQGVLLAYTTNSTIMDVTTSCNLNGIYLWYSENNTINGNNVTNNEEDGIGLHYSNGNTLSGNTLEDNLIGIDIYTASHKNTICNNTVLKNVGGIMLYHSDDNIISENNVTGGIEAPNGLIGISLTASESNILSQNTVSVNQFVIGAGILLELSSTNNTIVRNTLSENMVGIWMRYSDDSTVYHNNFIDNSRQVMSFNSINIWDNGYPSGGSHWSDYNGTDLYSGPYQNETGSDGIADAPFVIDGNNTDNYPLTKPWMPVTGTGDLNHDGKVNIFDIVLAASIYGCREGEPNWNPEADLAPKYGVIDLFDLVTIVYHYGQSW